Proteins from a single region of Flavobacterium sp. YJ01:
- the rpsU gene encoding 30S ribosomal protein S21, with amino-acid sequence MLIIPIKDGENIDRALKRYKRKFDKTGTVRQLRARTAFIKPSVIKRAQIQKAAYIQGLRDSLES; translated from the coding sequence ATGTTAATTATACCAATTAAAGACGGAGAAAATATCGATAGAGCATTAAAGCGCTATAAAAGAAAATTTGATAAAACAGGAACTGTTCGTCAATTAAGAGCACGTACTGCTTTTATTAAGCCATCTGTTATCAAAAGAGCACAAATTCAAAAAGCTGCTTACATTCAAGGCTTGAGAGATAGTTTAGAAAGTTAA
- a CDS encoding DUF2851 family protein, whose amino-acid sequence MKEDFLHYLWKFKKFDTLNLKTAQNELITIVKTGDYLELSGPDFFNALIIIENQKWAGNVEIHLKSSDWYLHNHEKDTAYENVILHVVWENDTPIYRKNNTEIPVLVLKDYVSKEVIENYNALISPKTWISCEKQIKDIDDFIFKNWQERLFFERLERKSAFIYQLVEETNQDWEAVLFSLLLKNFGLNTNGNSFLQIAKAIPFSVIRKESFEYENLEALLFGTVGLLDVEKEDVYFKDLKFRYFYLLHKYQLERTYINPLQFFKLRPDNFPTIRLSQLASLYHKHQNLFSKIIDLKSVKKVYELLNVSSSLYWQNHYQFDKESPKKSKLLSKSFIDLVIINTIIPLQFAYSNIMGDSIDEDLIDFMNEVVSEKNAIIDKFNLFGIKSQSAFESQALLELKNEYCERKACLKCAIGLELLKNN is encoded by the coding sequence ATGAAAGAAGATTTTCTTCATTATCTCTGGAAATTCAAGAAGTTTGATACCTTGAATTTGAAAACCGCACAAAATGAATTAATTACAATTGTTAAAACAGGTGATTATTTGGAACTTTCTGGCCCTGATTTTTTCAATGCTCTTATAATAATCGAAAATCAAAAATGGGCTGGTAATGTTGAAATCCATTTAAAATCATCGGATTGGTATCTCCACAATCACGAAAAAGATACTGCTTATGAAAATGTAATTCTTCATGTAGTTTGGGAAAATGATACGCCAATTTATAGAAAAAACAATACAGAGATTCCAGTTTTAGTTCTTAAAGATTATGTTTCTAAAGAAGTAATCGAAAACTACAATGCGCTAATTTCTCCTAAAACATGGATTTCTTGTGAAAAACAAATAAAAGATATTGATGATTTTATTTTTAAAAACTGGCAGGAAAGGCTGTTTTTTGAAAGATTAGAGCGTAAATCGGCTTTCATTTATCAATTAGTGGAAGAAACAAATCAGGATTGGGAGGCAGTTTTGTTTTCTCTTTTATTAAAGAATTTTGGATTAAATACAAATGGGAATTCTTTTTTGCAAATTGCGAAAGCAATCCCTTTTTCTGTTATAAGAAAAGAAAGTTTTGAATACGAAAATTTAGAAGCATTACTTTTTGGAACTGTTGGTTTGTTGGATGTAGAAAAAGAAGATGTTTATTTTAAAGATTTGAAGTTTCGATATTTCTATCTACTTCATAAATATCAATTGGAAAGAACTTATATAAATCCGCTTCAATTTTTTAAACTTCGTCCAGATAATTTTCCAACAATTCGACTTTCTCAATTGGCGAGTTTGTATCATAAACATCAAAATTTATTTTCCAAAATAATCGATTTAAAATCAGTTAAAAAGGTTTATGAATTACTAAATGTATCTTCAAGCTTGTATTGGCAAAATCATTATCAGTTTGACAAAGAAAGTCCCAAAAAATCAAAACTATTGTCGAAATCATTTATAGATTTAGTGATTATAAATACCATAATTCCGCTTCAATTTGCTTATTCAAATATTATGGGAGATTCTATAGATGAAGATTTAATCGATTTTATGAATGAAGTAGTTTCGGAAAAAAACGCAATTATTGATAAATTTAATTTGTTTGGGATAAAGTCTCAATCGGCATTTGAAAGCCAAGCGCTGCTTGAACTTAAAAATGAATATTGCGAACGAAAGGCTTGCTTAAAATGCGCTATTGGATTAGAATTGCTTAAAAATAATTAG
- the rplK gene encoding 50S ribosomal protein L11 produces the protein MAKEISKVVKLQVKGGAANPSPPVGPALGAAGVNIMEFCKQFNARTQDKPGKICPVQITVYKDKSFDFVVKTPPAAVQLMEAAKLKSGSGEPNRKKVASVTWEQIRTIAEDKMPDLNAFTIEKAMSMVAGTARSMGITVSGDAPF, from the coding sequence ATGGCTAAAGAAATTAGTAAGGTAGTTAAACTACAAGTTAAGGGAGGTGCTGCGAACCCGTCGCCACCGGTTGGACCTGCTTTAGGAGCTGCTGGGGTTAATATCATGGAGTTTTGTAAGCAATTTAATGCTAGAACTCAGGATAAACCTGGCAAAATTTGTCCAGTGCAAATCACTGTGTACAAAGACAAATCATTTGATTTTGTTGTTAAGACTCCTCCAGCAGCAGTTCAGTTAATGGAAGCTGCAAAGCTAAAATCTGGTTCTGGTGAGCCTAATCGTAAAAAAGTAGCTAGCGTTACTTGGGAACAAATTAGAACTATCGCTGAAGACAAAATGCCAGACTTAAACGCTTTCACAATTGAGAAAGCAATGAGTATGGTTGCTGGAACAGCTAGATCTATGGGTATAACTGTATCAGGAGATGCTCCTTTTTAA
- the rplA gene encoding 50S ribosomal protein L1: protein MAKLTKKQKEAASKIEKNKLYSLKDAAALLKVVASAKFDESVDIAVRLGVDPRKANQMVRGVVTLPHGTGKDVKVLALVTPDKEAEAREAGADHVGLDDYLQKIKDGWTDVDVIITMPAVMGKLGPLGRILGPRGLMPNPKTGTVTMDVAKAVQEVKAGKIDFKVDKTGIVHAGIGKVSFGAEQIVDNAHEIIQTLIKLKPTAAKGTYIKGIHLTSTMSPAIALDPKAV from the coding sequence ATGGCAAAATTAACAAAAAAGCAAAAAGAGGCTGCTTCAAAAATTGAAAAGAACAAATTATACTCTCTAAAAGATGCTGCGGCATTATTGAAAGTTGTTGCTTCTGCAAAATTTGATGAGTCTGTTGATATCGCAGTTCGTTTGGGTGTAGATCCAAGAAAAGCGAATCAAATGGTTAGAGGTGTGGTAACTTTACCTCACGGAACAGGAAAGGATGTTAAAGTATTAGCATTGGTTACTCCAGATAAAGAAGCTGAAGCAAGAGAAGCTGGAGCAGATCACGTTGGTCTTGATGATTACTTACAAAAAATTAAAGATGGTTGGACAGATGTTGATGTTATCATTACTATGCCAGCTGTTATGGGTAAATTAGGTCCATTAGGTCGTATTTTAGGACCTAGAGGTTTAATGCCAAACCCTAAAACAGGTACAGTAACTATGGATGTTGCTAAAGCTGTTCAAGAGGTTAAAGCTGGTAAAATTGACTTTAAAGTTGATAAAACTGGTATCGTTCACGCAGGAATCGGTAAAGTTTCTTTTGGAGCTGAGCAGATTGTTGACAACGCACACGAAATTATTCAAACATTAATAAAACTTAAACCAACTGCTGCTAAAGGTACATACATTAAAGGTATTCACCTTACAAGCACAATGAGTCCTGCTATTGCATTAGACCCAAAAGCAGTATAA
- the secE gene encoding preprotein translocase subunit SecE: MTKVTNYLSEAFEELKSNVTWPAWAEVQKLTIVVAVFSILFALATWGVDEFFAKALAGFFNWLKG; this comes from the coding sequence ATGACAAAAGTTACTAATTATTTATCAGAGGCTTTCGAAGAGTTAAAGTCAAATGTTACTTGGCCAGCTTGGGCTGAAGTACAGAAATTGACAATTGTTGTGGCTGTATTTTCGATTTTATTCGCTTTGGCAACTTGGGGAGTAGACGAATTTTTTGCAAAAGCTTTGGCTGGATTTTTTAACTGGTTAAAAGGATAA
- the rplJ gene encoding 50S ribosomal protein L10, whose protein sequence is MTREEKSIAIENLTAQLAGTNIIYVSDISGLNAETTSSLRRACFKAGIKLEVVKNTLLAKAMEASSNDYGDLPTVLTGNSAIFISDVANAPGKIIKDFRKKSDKPVLKGAYINSEVYIGDNQLDALATIKSKEELIGEIIGLLQSPAQRIISALQNKFAGSEEGAE, encoded by the coding sequence ATGACTAGAGAAGAAAAATCAATCGCGATTGAAAATTTAACTGCGCAGTTAGCTGGTACAAATATCATTTATGTATCTGATATTTCTGGTTTAAACGCAGAGACAACTTCAAGCTTACGTAGAGCTTGCTTTAAAGCAGGTATCAAATTAGAGGTTGTAAAGAACACTTTGCTTGCAAAAGCAATGGAAGCTTCTTCTAATGATTATGGTGATTTACCTACAGTTTTAACTGGTAACAGTGCTATCTTTATTTCTGATGTTGCTAACGCACCTGGAAAAATTATCAAAGATTTCCGTAAGAAATCTGATAAACCAGTTTTAAAAGGAGCTTACATCAATTCTGAAGTATATATTGGGGATAACCAATTAGATGCATTAGCTACTATTAAATCTAAAGAAGAGCTTATCGGAGAAATCATTGGATTATTACAATCTCCAGCTCAAAGAATTATTTCTGCTTTACAAAACAAATTCGCAGGAAGCGAAGAAGGAGCAGAGTAA
- the tuf gene encoding elongation factor Tu, with the protein MAKENFNRSKPHLNIGTIGHVDHGKTTLTAAITKVLSDAGYCQAKSFDQIDNAPEEKERGITINTSHVEYETANRHYAHVDCPGHADYVKNMVTGAAQMDGAILVVAATDGPMPQTREHILLGRQVGIPRIVVFMNKVDMVDDAELLELVEMEIRDLLSFYEYDGDNGPVVQGSALGGLNNDPNWVPKIIELMEAVDAWIEEPVRDVAKPFLMPVEDVFTITGRGTVATGRIETGVANTGDPVEIIGMGAEKLTSTITGVEMFRKILDRGEAGDNVGLLLRGIDKADIKRGMVIIKPGSVKPHAKFKAEVYILKKEEGGRHTPFHNNYRPQFYVRTTDVTGVISLPAGVEMVMPGDNLTIEVALLSPIAMNVGLRFAIREGGRTVGAGQVTEIVE; encoded by the coding sequence ATGGCAAAGGAGAATTTTAATCGTTCCAAACCGCACTTAAACATAGGTACAATTGGACACGTAGATCACGGAAAAACTACATTAACTGCTGCAATTACAAAAGTATTGTCAGATGCTGGTTACTGTCAAGCAAAATCGTTTGATCAAATCGATAACGCTCCAGAGGAGAAAGAAAGAGGTATTACTATTAATACATCACACGTAGAGTACGAAACTGCTAACCGTCACTACGCTCACGTTGACTGTCCAGGTCACGCGGATTACGTAAAGAACATGGTTACTGGTGCTGCTCAGATGGACGGTGCTATCTTAGTAGTTGCTGCTACAGATGGTCCAATGCCACAAACTCGTGAGCACATCCTTTTAGGTCGTCAGGTTGGTATTCCAAGAATCGTTGTTTTCATGAACAAAGTGGATATGGTTGATGATGCTGAGTTGTTAGAGCTTGTTGAAATGGAAATTAGAGATTTATTATCTTTCTACGAATATGATGGAGATAATGGTCCTGTTGTTCAAGGTTCTGCTTTAGGAGGATTAAACAATGATCCAAACTGGGTACCTAAAATTATCGAATTAATGGAAGCTGTTGATGCTTGGATCGAAGAGCCAGTACGTGACGTTGCTAAACCATTCTTGATGCCAGTTGAGGACGTATTTACAATTACAGGTCGTGGAACTGTTGCTACAGGTCGTATCGAAACTGGAGTTGCTAACACTGGAGATCCTGTTGAAATCATTGGTATGGGAGCTGAAAAATTAACTTCTACTATTACAGGAGTTGAGATGTTCCGTAAAATCCTTGACAGAGGTGAAGCTGGAGATAACGTAGGTTTATTGTTAAGAGGTATTGATAAAGCTGATATCAAAAGAGGTATGGTTATTATTAAGCCAGGTTCAGTAAAACCACACGCTAAATTCAAAGCTGAGGTTTATATCTTGAAAAAAGAAGAAGGTGGACGTCACACTCCATTCCACAATAACTACCGTCCACAGTTCTACGTACGTACAACTGACGTAACAGGAGTTATTTCTTTACCAGCAGGTGTAGAGATGGTAATGCCAGGTGATAACTTAACTATTGAGGTTGCTTTATTAAGTCCAATCGCTATGAACGTAGGTTTACGTTTCGCTATCCGTGAAGGTGGTAGAACAGTTGGTGCTGGTCAGGTTACTGAAATCGTAGAGTAA
- the nusG gene encoding transcription termination/antitermination protein NusG, translating into MADNNVKKWYVVRAVSGQENKVKAYIETEIARLGMEDYVSQVLVPTEKVVTVKDGKKSSKDKVYFPGYVMIEANLVGEIPHIIKSITSVIGFLGETKGGEPVPLRLSEVNRMLGKVDELAVNTDTRSIPFSVGETVKVIDGPFNGFNGSVEKINEEKRKLEVMVKIFGRKTPLELSFMQVEKV; encoded by the coding sequence ATGGCAGATAATAATGTGAAAAAATGGTACGTAGTTAGAGCAGTTAGCGGTCAAGAGAATAAAGTGAAAGCTTATATCGAGACTGAGATTGCGAGATTAGGTATGGAGGATTATGTTTCTCAGGTTTTGGTTCCTACTGAAAAAGTAGTTACTGTAAAAGATGGGAAAAAATCATCTAAGGATAAAGTTTACTTTCCTGGATATGTTATGATTGAAGCTAACTTAGTTGGTGAGATCCCTCATATTATTAAGTCAATTACTAGTGTTATTGGATTTTTAGGAGAAACTAAAGGTGGAGAACCTGTTCCTTTAAGACTTTCAGAGGTTAATCGTATGCTAGGTAAGGTTGATGAGCTAGCTGTAAATACAGATACTCGTTCAATTCCATTTAGTGTTGGAGAAACGGTTAAGGTTATTGATGGACCTTTCAATGGATTTAATGGTTCTGTTGAAAAAATCAATGAAGAGAAGCGTAAACTTGAAGTTATGGTTAAGATTTTCGGAAGAAAGACACCATTAGAATTAAGTTTTATGCAAGTGGAAAAAGTATAA
- a CDS encoding helix-hairpin-helix domain-containing protein: protein MNFKYFSRYFHFSKQQQIGVFILFAIMIGLQFFYLLSDFEVLDVKDSNKDNWLAYQLEIDREKLDDENKKTTNYLFNPNFISDYKGYKLGMTVEEIDRLMAFRKENKYVNSADEFQKVTGISDSLLNKIAPLFKFPNWTQQKVGLKSRQIDFAKNDFPKKEKLEILDINQASQEDLMKLYGIGEGLSGRILRQKEILGCFVSMEQMKDIWGLSPEVISELNSHFKVVIPPSLKKIKVNEASLKELSQFFYFKYALAKQIVTYRSMNGNFDNIEDLAKIKDFPVEKAKIISLYLEF, encoded by the coding sequence ATGAATTTCAAGTATTTCAGCAGATATTTTCATTTTTCAAAACAACAGCAAATAGGTGTTTTTATTCTCTTTGCCATAATGATCGGATTACAGTTTTTTTATTTATTGTCTGATTTTGAGGTTTTAGATGTAAAAGACTCCAATAAGGACAATTGGCTGGCTTATCAGTTGGAAATTGATAGAGAGAAATTGGATGATGAAAATAAGAAAACGACCAATTATCTGTTTAATCCAAATTTTATTTCTGATTATAAAGGTTATAAACTCGGAATGACTGTTGAAGAGATTGATCGATTAATGGCATTTCGTAAAGAAAATAAATATGTAAACTCGGCAGATGAGTTTCAAAAAGTTACAGGCATTTCGGACTCATTATTGAATAAAATTGCTCCTCTATTTAAATTTCCGAATTGGACACAACAAAAAGTTGGTTTAAAATCTAGGCAGATTGATTTTGCAAAAAATGATTTTCCAAAGAAAGAAAAGCTGGAAATATTAGATATTAATCAAGCCAGTCAAGAAGATTTAATGAAATTGTACGGAATTGGAGAAGGATTGTCTGGAAGAATATTAAGGCAAAAAGAAATTCTTGGCTGTTTTGTGTCGATGGAACAAATGAAAGATATTTGGGGACTTTCTCCAGAAGTTATAAGTGAATTAAATAGTCATTTTAAAGTTGTAATTCCGCCATCGCTAAAGAAAATAAAAGTTAATGAAGCGTCTTTAAAAGAATTGTCGCAATTTTTCTATTTCAAATATGCTTTAGCAAAACAGATTGTTACGTATAGAAGCATGAATGGAAATTTTGATAATATTGAGGATTTAGCAAAAATTAAAGATTTTCCTGTAGAAAAAGCAAAAATAATTAGTTTATATTTGGAGTTCTAA
- the rplL gene encoding 50S ribosomal protein L7/L12, with protein sequence MADLKQFAEQLVNLTVKEVNELATILKDEYGIEPAAAAVVVAAGGGDGAAEEAQTEFTVVLKEAGASKLAVVKLVKELTGLGLKEAKDVVDGAPSTVKEGVSKEEAEGLKKSLEEAGAVVELK encoded by the coding sequence ATGGCAGATTTGAAACAATTCGCAGAACAATTAGTTAACTTAACAGTTAAAGAAGTTAACGAATTAGCAACAATATTAAAAGACGAGTATGGTATTGAGCCTGCTGCTGCAGCTGTAGTAGTTGCTGCTGGTGGTGGAGATGGTGCTGCTGAAGAAGCACAAACTGAATTTACAGTTGTATTAAAAGAAGCTGGTGCTTCTAAATTAGCTGTTGTAAAATTAGTTAAAGAACTTACAGGTTTAGGTCTTAAAGAAGCTAAAGATGTAGTTGATGGTGCTCCAAGTACTGTTAAAGAAGGTGTTTCTAAAGAAGAGGCTGAAGGTCTTAAAAAATCATTAGAAGAAGCTGGAGCTGTTGTTGAATTAAAATAA
- a CDS encoding amino acid permease, producing the protein MSIWRVKPISAFEADMKKSDLKRVLGKWSLTAIGVGAIIGGGIFVLTGTGAYYHAGPALAISFIIAGIACVFAALCYSEFASILPVEGSAYAYAYGTIGEVFAWIIGWGLILEYAMGSMTVAVSWSGYFNKLLKIFHIHLPDWLTTDPASYTGEGFSMNLPAFLIVLLVISLLIKGTKSAAKANNAIVILKVSAVIFVIIAGLFFINTANWSPFIPEATQIIEKETTHNAYGIGGIISGAAAIFFAYVGFDAVSTQAGEAINPKKDVPFAIIASLLICTTLYILVSLVLTGMMNYQDFNPLGKYPEAIKAPVAYAFDIAGQGWAGSIITVAATIGLVSVLMVMIMGQSRIFLGMSKDGLIPQVFSKVNPISGTPKTNLMILGAIIATVAAFTPINKLADMTSFGTLFAFTMVCIAVWILRVKQPGLTRTFKVPALPIIAVLGIAINSYLIFNLSKDAQLLSFGWLILGIIVYFGYSKKRSKLNNPTEEEQI; encoded by the coding sequence ATGTCAATTTGGAGAGTTAAACCAATATCTGCCTTTGAGGCTGATATGAAAAAAAGTGATTTAAAGAGAGTCCTAGGAAAATGGAGCCTTACTGCCATTGGTGTTGGTGCCATTATCGGTGGAGGAATTTTTGTTCTTACAGGTACTGGGGCTTATTATCATGCAGGTCCAGCATTAGCAATTTCGTTTATTATTGCAGGTATTGCCTGTGTATTTGCAGCTCTCTGCTATTCTGAATTTGCTTCTATTTTGCCTGTTGAAGGATCTGCTTACGCATATGCTTACGGTACAATTGGAGAAGTTTTTGCCTGGATAATTGGATGGGGATTAATTCTTGAATACGCAATGGGTTCTATGACCGTCGCCGTTTCTTGGTCCGGATACTTTAACAAATTACTCAAAATATTTCACATTCACCTTCCTGATTGGCTAACTACAGATCCAGCAAGCTATACTGGAGAAGGTTTTTCTATGAATCTTCCAGCTTTCTTGATTGTTCTTTTAGTTATTTCATTGCTTATTAAAGGAACAAAAAGCGCTGCTAAAGCAAATAACGCAATTGTTATTCTTAAAGTATCTGCTGTAATCTTTGTAATTATTGCTGGTCTTTTCTTTATCAATACAGCAAACTGGAGTCCGTTTATTCCTGAAGCAACTCAAATCATTGAAAAAGAAACTACTCACAATGCTTACGGAATTGGAGGAATTATCTCTGGAGCTGCAGCTATTTTCTTTGCTTATGTTGGTTTCGATGCCGTTTCTACACAAGCTGGAGAAGCCATTAATCCTAAAAAAGATGTTCCTTTTGCAATTATCGCTTCTTTATTAATTTGTACTACTTTATATATTCTTGTTTCTTTAGTATTAACAGGAATGATGAATTACCAAGACTTCAATCCACTAGGAAAATATCCTGAAGCCATCAAAGCTCCTGTTGCTTATGCATTTGATATTGCAGGACAAGGCTGGGCTGGTTCTATTATTACCGTTGCTGCAACTATTGGTTTGGTTTCAGTATTAATGGTAATGATTATGGGACAATCTAGAATTTTTCTTGGAATGTCTAAAGATGGTTTAATTCCACAAGTTTTCTCTAAAGTAAACCCTATTTCTGGAACTCCAAAAACTAACTTAATGATTCTTGGAGCTATTATAGCAACAGTTGCTGCTTTTACACCAATCAACAAATTGGCTGACATGACCAGTTTTGGTACTTTGTTTGCCTTTACAATGGTTTGTATTGCTGTTTGGATTTTAAGAGTAAAACAACCAGGATTAACCAGAACATTTAAAGTTCCTGCTTTACCAATTATTGCAGTATTAGGAATTGCAATTAATTCTTATTTAATTTTTAATTTAAGTAAAGATGCGCAGTTATTATCTTTTGGATGGCTTATTCTTGGTATAATTGTATACTTTGGATATAGCAAGAAAAGATCTAAACTTAACAATCCTACAGAAGAAGAACAAATATAA
- a CDS encoding PspC family transcriptional regulator produces MSAILKLKFFFEKYGFHVSSRLADKLGMRVTNVRLFFIYISFVTVGLGFGVYLTLAFWIRLKDLIRSKRTSVFDL; encoded by the coding sequence ATGTCAGCTATTTTAAAACTCAAATTCTTTTTTGAAAAATACGGTTTTCATGTTTCTTCAAGGTTAGCAGATAAGCTTGGAATGCGTGTGACGAATGTGAGATTATTTTTTATTTACATTTCTTTTGTTACAGTTGGTTTAGGATTTGGCGTTTATCTTACTCTCGCATTCTGGATTAGATTAAAAGATTTAATTCGCTCAAAAAGAACTTCAGTATTTGATTTATAA
- a CDS encoding tyrosine-type recombinase/integrase produces MKTNKEAFCDYLLLEKKYSSHTVDAYLGDLTAFEFFVQEEFGQESIDLVNYSQIRSWIVLLVDQGISNVSVNRKMASLKAFYKFLLKSKQIEVSPMLKHKSLKTPKVVQVPFSEKEVKELLGQIDNPVGFEEVRDKLIVEMFYMTGMRRAELINLELKNVDCSAGLVKVLGKRNKERLVPILPIIVSQINSYIKKRDDLESGVDSDYFFVSKKGLKLSESFVYRLINSYFSRVSEKVKKSPHVLRHTFATHLLNNGADLNSVKELLGHSSLASTQVYTHNSLAELKKVYIGAHPRNK; encoded by the coding sequence ATGAAAACGAATAAAGAGGCTTTTTGTGATTACCTGTTGTTGGAGAAAAAATATTCTTCACACACTGTTGATGCATATTTGGGGGATTTAACTGCTTTTGAGTTTTTTGTTCAAGAAGAATTTGGTCAAGAAAGCATTGATTTGGTTAATTATAGTCAGATAAGAAGTTGGATTGTTTTATTGGTTGATCAAGGTATTTCCAATGTTTCGGTTAATCGAAAAATGGCTTCATTGAAGGCTTTTTATAAATTTCTTTTAAAATCAAAACAAATTGAGGTAAGTCCGATGTTGAAGCATAAATCTTTAAAAACGCCAAAAGTGGTTCAGGTGCCTTTTTCTGAAAAAGAAGTAAAAGAATTGTTAGGGCAGATTGATAATCCTGTCGGTTTTGAAGAGGTGAGAGATAAATTGATTGTCGAAATGTTTTATATGACAGGAATGCGTCGTGCGGAATTGATTAATTTGGAGTTGAAAAATGTAGATTGTTCTGCAGGTTTGGTAAAGGTTTTGGGAAAAAGAAATAAAGAGCGTCTTGTTCCTATTCTGCCGATTATAGTTTCTCAAATTAATTCTTATATAAAAAAGCGAGATGATTTAGAAAGTGGTGTTGATTCGGATTATTTTTTTGTTTCGAAAAAAGGGTTAAAATTGAGCGAATCTTTTGTTTATCGTTTAATAAATTCATACTTTAGTAGAGTCTCAGAAAAGGTGAAAAAAAGTCCGCACGTGCTTCGTCATACTTTTGCAACTCACCTGTTAAATAATGGGGCAGATTTGAATTCAGTTAAGGAGTTATTAGGGCATTCTAGTTTGGCATCTACACAAGTTTATACTCATAATAGTTTGGCAGAACTTAAAAAGGTATATATAGGTGCGCATCCTCGGAATAAATAA
- the raiA gene encoding ribosome-associated translation inhibitor RaiA, with product MKVDVHAVNFTVDRKLVDFIQERMDKLEKYYDRVVSSDVFLKVERTSDKENKAVEIKINVPGDDFLVKKQCKTFEEAVELSAESLERLLIKRKEKIRAHI from the coding sequence ATGAAGGTAGATGTTCATGCAGTTAACTTTACTGTTGACAGAAAATTGGTCGATTTTATTCAGGAAAGAATGGATAAGTTGGAGAAATACTACGACCGTGTAGTTTCGTCAGATGTTTTTTTGAAAGTTGAAAGAACGAGTGATAAGGAAAATAAGGCGGTGGAGATTAAGATTAATGTTCCTGGTGATGATTTTTTGGTAAAAAAACAGTGTAAGACATTTGAAGAGGCGGTTGAGCTTTCGGCAGAATCATTAGAACGTTTACTTATAAAAAGGAAAGAAAAAATAAGAGCGCACATTTAA
- a CDS encoding acyl-CoA dehydrogenase family protein, with protein MNFDYNETQLMIAQSIKDFAEKNIKPYIMEWDEAQIFPVPLFKQLGEMGFMGVLVPEEYGGSGLGYHEYVTVIEEISKVDPSIGLSVAAHNSLCTNHILTFGNEEQKKKWLPKLATAEHLGAWGLTEHNTGSDAGGMNTTAVKDGDYWVVNGAKNFITHAISGDIAVVVVRTGEKGDSKGMTAFVFEKGMPGFSSGKKENKLGMRASETAELVFDNCRIPDENRLGEIGQGFVQAMKILDGGRISIGALSLGIAKGAYEAALKYSKERHQFGQPISSFQGISFKLADMATEIEASELLLHKAAFLKQQHKPVTTSGAMAKMYASEACVKIANDAVQIHGGYGYTKDFPVEKFYRDSKLCTIGEGTTEIQKLVISRNLLKD; from the coding sequence ATGAACTTTGATTACAACGAAACACAACTAATGATAGCTCAGTCGATAAAAGACTTTGCAGAAAAAAACATCAAACCTTATATAATGGAATGGGATGAGGCACAAATATTTCCAGTTCCTTTATTTAAGCAACTTGGCGAAATGGGTTTTATGGGTGTTCTGGTGCCAGAAGAATATGGTGGCTCAGGTTTGGGTTATCATGAATATGTTACAGTTATAGAAGAAATTTCAAAAGTAGATCCTTCAATAGGCTTATCTGTTGCTGCTCATAATTCTTTGTGTACCAATCATATTTTAACTTTTGGAAACGAAGAACAGAAAAAAAAATGGCTTCCAAAATTAGCTACAGCAGAACATTTAGGTGCTTGGGGATTAACTGAGCATAATACAGGTTCTGATGCTGGCGGTATGAATACAACAGCAGTAAAAGATGGAGATTATTGGGTAGTAAACGGAGCAAAAAATTTTATTACGCACGCTATTTCGGGCGATATTGCTGTTGTTGTAGTTCGAACTGGTGAAAAAGGAGATTCTAAAGGAATGACTGCTTTTGTGTTTGAAAAAGGGATGCCGGGTTTTTCATCAGGTAAAAAAGAAAATAAATTAGGAATGAGGGCTAGTGAAACGGCCGAATTGGTTTTTGATAATTGCCGTATTCCTGACGAAAATAGATTAGGTGAGATTGGTCAAGGTTTTGTTCAAGCAATGAAAATCTTAGATGGAGGAAGAATTTCTATTGGAGCTTTGTCGCTAGGAATTGCAAAAGGAGCTTATGAAGCGGCGCTTAAATATTCAAAAGAAAGACATCAGTTTGGGCAGCCTATCAGTAGTTTTCAAGGAATTTCATTTAAATTAGCTGATATGGCAACAGAAATTGAAGCTTCTGAATTGTTGTTGCACAAAGCGGCATTTTTGAAACAACAACATAAACCTGTGACAACATCTGGTGCAATGGCAAAAATGTATGCTTCTGAAGCCTGTGTGAAAATTGCAAATGATGCAGTTCAAATTCATGGCGGGTACGGTTATACTAAAGATTTTCCGGTTGAAAAGTTTTATAGAGATTCTAAATTGTGTACGATTGGAGAGGGAACTACCGAAATTCAGAAATTAGTTATCTCTAGAAATTTACTCAAAGATTAG